The Schistocerca piceifrons isolate TAMUIC-IGC-003096 chromosome 5, iqSchPice1.1, whole genome shotgun sequence genome has a segment encoding these proteins:
- the LOC124799198 gene encoding GATA zinc finger domain-containing protein 14-like, whose amino-acid sequence MTHLPFPYQDRLIGVPENDIKTFLNFLDQMDVVYSGDSCHANFTHISNQNQHLPQRNRSDGGWWNHLSAPRHNTMPARKTYSNGNVYDGRINRRNSWNNNNNNNYHPYQDGNYTQNEIHRQYNNNRNRRHENNRYNPGYFDRNMPYNRHNYHQNNNNPNNRRQNMWNTQNSRMTNHNPPRNPPPFPSTVMHSPPRSNNNNCGAPSADAWAPTCRIVNIMELANEPIQTQQTTENSRRPS is encoded by the coding sequence atgacccacttaccctttccataccaagacagattaataggagtaccggagaatgacattaagactttcttaaacttcttagatcaaatggacgtagtttacagcGGCGATTCATGCCATgcaaattttactcatattagtaaccaaaatcagcacctaccccaaaggaaccgtagtgacggtggttggtggaaccatctgtccgcgccgcgacacaatacgatgcctgcgcgcAAAACATATTccaatggaaacgtgtatgacggtaGGATCAATCGCAggaattcgtggaataataataacaacaataattatcacccatatcaagATGGTAACTACACGCAAAATGAAAttcacagacagtacaacaacaaccgcAATAGGAGACATGAGAACaaccggtacaacccgggctactttgacaggaacatgccatataacagacataactaccaccaaaacaacaacaatcccaacaatcgtcgacagaatatgtggaacacacaaaattcacgcatgacaaatcataaccctccgcggaatccgccgccgttccccagtacagttatgcactccccgccacgaagtaacaataacaattgcggcgcgccatcagctgacgctTGGGCGCCAACCTGCCGGATTGTAAACATAATGGAGCTGGCCAATGAACCcatccaaacacagcagacgacggaaaacagtcgacgaccgagctaa